The following coding sequences lie in one Eubacterium ventriosum genomic window:
- the rpmG gene encoding 50S ribosomal protein L33 produces the protein MRTRITLECTECKQRNYNTTKDKKTHPDRVETKKYCKFCQKHTLHKETK, from the coding sequence ATGAGAACAAGAATTACATTAGAATGTACTGAATGTAAACAGCGTAATTACAATACAACAAAGGATAAGAAGACTCATCCAGACAGAGTTGAAACAAAGAAGTATTGTAAATTCTGCCAGAAACATACATTACACAAAGAAACTAAATAG
- the secE gene encoding preprotein translocase subunit SecE: MAEATKKKESRIKTWWTGVKAEFSRIIWPDKATIIRQTVVVVVITIIVGVLISLIDSVVQLGLDAIIGR; this comes from the coding sequence ATGGCAGAGGCAACTAAGAAGAAAGAAAGCCGTATTAAGACTTGGTGGACAGGTGTTAAGGCTGAATTTTCAAGAATTATCTGGCCGGATAAAGCAACAATTATTAGACAGACAGTTGTTGTTGTGGTAATCACAATTATCGTAGGTGTTCTTATTTCTCTCATTGATAGTGTTGTACAATTAGGATTAGATGCTATTATTGGAAGATAA
- the nusG gene encoding transcription termination/antitermination protein NusG: MSEANWYVVHTYSGYENKVKTTIEQTIENRKLHDQILEVSVPTQEVVELKNGVRKVSEKKLFPGYVLINMVMNDDTWYVVRNTRGVTGFVGPGSKPVPLTDTEMLSLGIKNEKVEVDFKEGDMIAVIGGVWSGTAGVVKRIDENRQTVTINVDMFGRETPVELNFTEVKKMN; the protein is encoded by the coding sequence ATGTCAGAAGCAAATTGGTACGTTGTTCATACTTATTCAGGGTATGAGAATAAAGTTAAGACTACTATTGAACAGACAATTGAGAATAGAAAATTGCACGATCAAATATTAGAAGTATCAGTACCTACACAGGAAGTTGTCGAACTTAAAAACGGCGTAAGAAAAGTTTCTGAGAAAAAACTTTTCCCAGGTTATGTGCTTATAAACATGGTTATGAATGATGATACATGGTATGTTGTAAGAAACACAAGAGGTGTTACAGGGTTTGTAGGTCCTGGATCTAAGCCGGTTCCACTTACTGATACAGAAATGCTTTCTCTTGGAATCAAGAATGAAAAAGTTGAAGTTGATTTTAAAGAAGGCGATATGATTGCAGTCATCGGTGGCGTTTGGTCAGGTACAGCAGGCGTGGTTAAACGTATTGATGAGAACAGACAGACAGTCACAATTAATGTTGACATGTTTGGTAGAGAAACTCCTGTAGAATTAAACTTTACAGAAGTTAAAAAGATGAATTAA
- the rplK gene encoding 50S ribosomal protein L11: MAKKVEGYIKLQIEAGKATPAPPVGPALGQHGLNIVQFTKDFNARTADQPGMIIPVVITVYQDKSFSFVTKTPPAAVLLKKACKIQKGAGNSLKETVATISKADLQQIAETKMQDLNAASIEAAMSMIAGTARSMGIKVED; the protein is encoded by the coding sequence ATGGCAAAGAAAGTAGAAGGTTACATTAAATTGCAGATCGAAGCTGGCAAAGCAACACCAGCTCCACCAGTTGGTCCAGCACTTGGACAGCATGGATTAAACATCGTTCAGTTCACAAAGGACTTTAACGCAAGAACAGCTGATCAGCCGGGAATGATTATTCCAGTTGTTATCACTGTTTACCAGGACAAGAGTTTTAGTTTCGTAACAAAAACTCCTCCAGCAGCAGTATTATTAAAGAAAGCTTGCAAGATCCAGAAGGGTGCAGGCAATTCATTAAAAGAAACAGTTGCTACAATCTCAAAGGCTGATTTACAGCAGATCGCTGAAACAAAGATGCAGGATTTAAATGCTGCAAGCATTGAAGCTGCTATGAGCATGATCGCAGGAACAGCTAGAAGTATGGGAATTAAGGTTGAAGACTAA
- the rplA gene encoding 50S ribosomal protein L1, with translation MKRGKKYTEAAKLIDRAAQYDTEEAISLVKKAAVAKFDETIECHIRTGCDGRHADQQIRGAVVLPNGTGKTVKVLVFAKGAKADEAQAAGADFVGGEELIPRIQNDGWLDFDVVVATPDMMGVVGRLGRVLGPKGLMPNPKAGTVTMDVTKAIDDIKAGKIEYRLDKANIIHVPVGKASFTEEQLVENFNALMGAINKAKPAAVKGAYLKSVTLTSTMGPGVKVNPTKLVNANA, from the coding sequence ATGAAAAGAGGAAAGAAATATACAGAGGCAGCAAAGTTAATCGATAGAGCTGCACAGTATGACACAGAAGAAGCTATTTCTTTAGTAAAGAAAGCAGCAGTTGCAAAATTTGATGAAACAATAGAATGTCACATCAGAACAGGTTGTGATGGACGTCATGCAGATCAGCAGATCCGTGGTGCTGTAGTATTACCTAACGGTACAGGTAAAACTGTTAAAGTTTTAGTTTTCGCTAAAGGTGCTAAGGCTGATGAAGCTCAGGCAGCAGGCGCTGATTTTGTAGGCGGTGAAGAGTTAATACCAAGAATCCAGAATGATGGATGGTTAGACTTCGACGTTGTTGTTGCTACACCAGACATGATGGGTGTTGTTGGTAGACTTGGTCGTGTACTTGGACCTAAGGGCTTAATGCCAAACCCTAAAGCAGGTACAGTTACAATGGACGTAACAAAAGCTATTGATGATATTAAAGCTGGTAAGATTGAATATAGATTAGACAAGGCTAATATCATTCATGTTCCAGTTGGAAAAGCTTCATTTACAGAAGAACAGTTAGTAGAAAACTTCAATGCACTTATGGGTGCTATTAATAAAGCTAAACCAGCTGCAGTTAAGGGTGCTTACTTAAAGAGCGTTACTCTTACATCAACAATGGGACCTGGAGTAAAGGTTAACCCAACTAAGTTAGTAAACGCTAACGCATAA
- the rplJ gene encoding 50S ribosomal protein L10, with the protein MAKVELKKPVVEEISELLNGAATAVVVDYRGLTVAEDTELRKQLREAGVVYKVYKNTMINFAIKDTEFADLAQHLEGPTAIAVCKDDATAAARVLAKFAKTAEALEIKGGVVDGIYYDAVGIGQIASIPSREVLLSKLLGSMQSPVTNFARVIKQIAEKNEEVA; encoded by the coding sequence ATGGCAAAAGTAGAGTTAAAGAAACCTGTCGTTGAAGAGATTTCAGAATTACTCAATGGTGCAGCTACAGCAGTTGTTGTAGATTACCGTGGACTTACTGTTGCAGAAGATACAGAACTTCGTAAGCAGTTAAGAGAAGCTGGTGTTGTATACAAAGTATACAAGAACACTATGATTAATTTTGCAATCAAAGATACTGAATTCGCAGATTTAGCTCAGCATCTTGAAGGACCAACAGCTATTGCAGTATGTAAAGATGATGCTACAGCAGCAGCTAGAGTATTAGCAAAATTCGCTAAGACAGCTGAGGCTTTGGAAATCAAAGGTGGCGTAGTTGACGGAATTTACTACGATGCAGTAGGAATCGGTCAGATTGCATCTATCCCATCAAGAGAAGTACTTCTCTCAAAATTACTTGGATCTATGCAGTCACCAGTTACAAACTTCGCTCGTGTTATTAAGCAGATTGCTGAAAAGAACGAAGAAGTTGCATAA
- the rplL gene encoding 50S ribosomal protein L7/L12, with protein sequence MTTAEIIEVIKGLTVLELNDLVKACEEEFGVSAAAGVVVAAAGAEGGAAEEKTEFDVELTEVGANKVKVIKAVKDATGLGLKEAKEVVDGAPKVVKEGATKEEAEALKAQLEEVGAVVTLK encoded by the coding sequence ATGACAACAGCAGAAATCATTGAAGTAATCAAAGGATTAACAGTTTTAGAATTAAACGATTTAGTAAAAGCATGTGAAGAAGAATTTGGCGTATCTGCAGCAGCAGGTGTTGTAGTAGCAGCAGCTGGAGCAGAAGGTGGAGCAGCTGAAGAAAAGACAGAATTCGACGTAGAATTAACAGAAGTTGGTGCTAACAAGGTTAAGGTTATCAAGGCTGTTAAGGATGCTACAGGATTAGGATTAAAGGAAGCTAAGGAAGTAGTTGACGGAGCTCCTAAGGTAGTTAAAGAAGGTGCTACAAAGGAAGAAGCAGAAGCATTAAAGGCTCAGTTAGAAGAAGTTGGAGCAGTTGTAACATTAAAATAA
- a CDS encoding DNA-directed RNA polymerase subunit beta translates to MEKNRIRPVKSGKGIRMSYSRQKEVLGMPNLIEVQRDSYEWFLSTGLKEVLEDISPIEDYAQNLSLEFVDFKLCEDEKKYTIEECKERDATYSAPLKVKVRLHNKETGEFTEHDIFMGDLPLMTATGTFVINGAERVIVSQLVRSPGIYYVIGHDKVGKELYTSQVIPNRGAWLEYETDSNDIFYVRVDRTRKLPVTVLIRALGIGTNAEITELFGEEEKLTATFEKDPSTSYEEGLLELYKKIRPGEPLSVDSAESIVAGMFFDARRYDLARVGRYKYNKKLAYKNRIKGLPLAEDVVDMTTGEVLAEAGTVVTEELAIKIQNAAVPSVMIQTDIKNEKVLSNLAVDINAYVDFDCKELGINEEVYYPVLAEILAENETEEELKDAIKRNVHELIPKHITKEDIFATINYCMNIEYGIGSEDDIDHLGNRRIRAVGELLQNQYRIGLSRMERVVRERMTTQDLEGVSPQTLINIKPVTAAVKEFFGSSQLSQFMDQNNPLGELTHKRRLSALGPGGLSRDRAGFEVRDVHYTHYGRMCPIETPEGPNIGLINSFASFARLNEYGFVEAPYRVVDKSDPENPRVTDEVVYLTADEEDNYTVAQANEPLDAEGHFVHNNVSGRYREETSQFDKKRIDLMDVSPRMVFSVATSMIPFLQNDDSNRALMGSNMQRQAVPLITTEAPVVGTGMEAKAAVDSGVCVVAKRAGVIERSTSKEITIRYDDNGEKETYKLLKFQRSNQSNCYNQRSIVFKGDHVEAGEVIADGASTSNGEIALGKNPLIGFMTWEGYNYEDAVLLSERLVQDDVYTSIHIEEYETEARDTKLGPEEITNDVPGVGDEARKDLDERGIIRIGAEVRAGDILVGKVTPKGETELTPEERLLRAIFGEKAREVRDTSLKVPHGEQGIIVDAKVFKRENGDELAPGVNESVRIYIAQKRKISVGDKMAGRHGNKGVVSRVLPVEDMPFLPNGRPLDIVLNPLGVPSRMNIGQVLEIHLSLAAKVLGFNIATPVFDGADEYDIMDTLEMANDYANTEWEDFQAKYQDKLNPEVMEYLGEHLDHREEWKGVPIARDGKVRLRDGRTGDYFDNPVTIGFMHYLKLHHLVDDKIHARSTGPYSLVTQQPLGGKAQFGGQRFGEMEVWALEAYGASYTLQEILTVKSDDVVGRVKTYEAIIKGENIPQPGIPESFKVLIKELQSLALDVKVLDENDNEVELKESIDYGETNFNAILNDNKNYSQKKEDSQSFEQAGYSTQEFVGEELQTVDAQGNVVEDGMDE, encoded by the coding sequence ATGGAGAAAAACAGAATTCGCCCTGTGAAATCAGGAAAAGGCATACGTATGAGTTATTCAAGACAAAAAGAAGTTCTTGGAATGCCTAATCTTATTGAAGTTCAGAGAGATTCATATGAGTGGTTCCTGAGTACAGGTCTTAAGGAAGTATTGGAAGATATATCTCCGATTGAAGATTACGCACAAAACTTAAGCCTTGAGTTTGTTGACTTCAAATTATGCGAAGATGAGAAGAAGTACACAATCGAGGAATGTAAGGAAAGAGATGCAACATATTCTGCACCTTTAAAAGTTAAAGTAAGACTTCATAACAAGGAGACAGGTGAATTTACAGAACACGATATTTTCATGGGTGATTTACCACTTATGACTGCAACAGGTACATTCGTTATCAATGGTGCAGAACGTGTTATCGTAAGCCAGTTGGTTCGTTCACCAGGTATCTATTACGTTATCGGTCATGATAAAGTAGGTAAGGAATTATATACATCACAGGTTATTCCTAACAGAGGTGCATGGCTTGAATACGAAACAGATTCAAATGATATTTTCTATGTTCGTGTAGATAGAACAAGAAAGCTTCCTGTAACAGTTCTTATTAGAGCTTTAGGAATTGGAACAAATGCTGAAATCACTGAATTATTCGGTGAAGAAGAAAAACTTACAGCAACATTTGAGAAAGATCCAAGTACAAGCTATGAAGAAGGCCTTTTAGAACTTTACAAAAAGATTCGTCCGGGCGAACCTCTTAGCGTTGACAGTGCTGAATCAATCGTTGCAGGTATGTTCTTTGATGCAAGAAGATATGACCTTGCAAGAGTTGGTCGTTATAAATACAACAAGAAATTGGCTTACAAGAACCGTATTAAAGGTTTACCATTAGCTGAAGATGTTGTAGATATGACAACAGGAGAAGTTTTAGCAGAAGCCGGAACTGTTGTAACAGAAGAACTTGCTATTAAGATTCAGAATGCAGCTGTTCCATCAGTAATGATTCAGACAGATATTAAGAATGAAAAAGTTCTTTCAAACCTTGCTGTAGATATTAATGCATATGTTGACTTTGATTGTAAAGAATTGGGAATTAATGAAGAGGTTTATTACCCTGTTCTTGCTGAAATTCTTGCTGAAAATGAAACAGAAGAAGAATTAAAAGATGCAATTAAGAGAAACGTACACGAATTGATTCCAAAGCATATTACTAAGGAAGATATTTTCGCTACAATCAACTATTGTATGAATATTGAATATGGAATCGGTTCAGAAGATGATATTGACCACTTAGGAAACAGACGTATCCGTGCAGTTGGTGAATTACTTCAGAATCAGTATAGAATCGGTCTTTCAAGAATGGAAAGAGTTGTTCGTGAACGTATGACAACTCAGGATCTTGAAGGAGTTTCTCCACAGACATTAATTAATATAAAACCTGTAACTGCAGCTGTTAAGGAATTCTTCGGAAGTTCACAGTTGTCACAGTTTATGGATCAGAATAACCCATTGGGTGAATTAACACATAAGAGACGTTTATCAGCCTTAGGACCAGGTGGTCTTTCAAGAGATCGTGCCGGATTCGAGGTTCGAGACGTTCACTATACACATTACGGTAGAATGTGTCCTATTGAGACACCTGAAGGTCCTAACATCGGACTTATTAACTCATTTGCATCTTTCGCAAGATTAAATGAGTACGGATTTGTTGAGGCTCCATATAGAGTAGTAGACAAGTCAGATCCTGAAAATCCAAGAGTAACAGATGAAGTTGTTTACCTTACAGCAGATGAAGAAGATAATTACACTGTTGCACAGGCTAATGAACCATTGGATGCAGAAGGACATTTTGTACACAATAACGTATCAGGACGTTATAGAGAAGAAACATCACAGTTTGATAAGAAGAGAATTGACTTAATGGACGTTTCTCCTAGAATGGTATTTTCAGTTGCAACATCAATGATTCCATTCTTACAGAACGACGACTCAAACCGTGCCCTCATGGGATCAAACATGCAGCGTCAGGCCGTTCCACTTATTACAACAGAAGCTCCTGTTGTTGGTACAGGTATGGAAGCAAAGGCAGCTGTTGACTCAGGTGTTTGTGTTGTTGCTAAGCGTGCCGGTGTTATTGAAAGATCAACATCAAAAGAAATTACTATCAGATATGATGATAATGGAGAAAAAGAAACATATAAGCTTCTTAAATTCCAGAGAAGTAACCAGAGTAACTGTTATAACCAGCGTTCAATAGTATTTAAGGGAGACCACGTAGAAGCAGGTGAAGTTATTGCTGATGGTGCATCAACATCTAACGGTGAAATTGCACTTGGTAAGAACCCACTTATCGGTTTCATGACATGGGAAGGTTATAACTACGAAGATGCTGTACTTCTTAGTGAAAGATTAGTTCAGGACGATGTTTATACATCAATTCATATAGAAGAATACGAAACAGAAGCAAGAGATACTAAGCTTGGACCTGAAGAGATTACAAATGATGTTCCTGGCGTAGGTGATGAAGCCCGTAAAGACCTTGATGAAAGAGGTATTATCAGAATCGGTGCTGAAGTTCGTGCCGGAGATATTCTTGTTGGTAAGGTTACACCTAAGGGTGAAACAGAGCTTACACCTGAAGAAAGACTTTTGAGAGCAATCTTCGGTGAAAAGGCAAGAGAGGTAAGAGATACATCACTTAAGGTTCCACACGGTGAACAGGGTATCATTGTTGATGCTAAGGTATTCAAGAGAGAAAATGGAGACGAATTAGCTCCAGGCGTAAACGAATCAGTTCGTATTTACATTGCTCAGAAGAGAAAGATTTCCGTTGGTGATAAGATGGCCGGACGTCATGGTAACAAGGGTGTAGTTTCACGAGTATTACCAGTAGAAGATATGCCATTCCTTCCAAACGGAAGACCACTTGATATCGTACTTAACCCATTGGGCGTACCTTCACGTATGAACATTGGTCAGGTCCTTGAAATTCACTTAAGCCTTGCAGCTAAAGTATTAGGATTTAACATTGCAACACCTGTATTTGACGGTGCTGACGAGTACGACATTATGGATACACTTGAAATGGCAAACGATTATGCCAATACAGAGTGGGAAGATTTCCAGGCAAAATATCAGGATAAATTAAATCCTGAAGTTATGGAATATCTTGGTGAACACCTTGATCATAGAGAAGAATGGAAGGGTGTTCCAATTGCAAGAGATGGTAAGGTTAGACTTAGAGATGGTAGAACAGGTGATTACTTCGATAACCCTGTTACAATCGGATTCATGCATTACCTTAAGTTACATCACTTGGTTGATGATAAGATTCATGCACGTTCAACAGGTCCTTACTCATTAGTAACACAGCAGCCACTTGGTGGTAAAGCTCAGTTCGGTGGACAGAGATTTGGTGAAATGGAAGTTTGGGCACTTGAAGCTTATGGTGCATCATATACATTACAGGAAATCTTAACAGTTAAGTCTGATGACGTTGTAGGACGTGTTAAGACTTATGAAGCAATTATTAAGGGTGAAAACATCCCTCAGCCGGGAATTCCTGAATCATTCAAGGTACTTATTAAGGAACTTCAGTCATTAGCACTTGATGTTAAGGTATTAGATGAAAATGACAACGAAGTAGAATTAAAAGAAAGCATTGATTACGGTGAAACAAACTTTAATGCAATTCTTAATGATAATAAGAACTATAGCCAGAAGAAAGAAGACAGCCAGAGCTTTGAACAGGCTGGTTATAGCACACAGGAATTTGTAGGTGAAGAACTCCAGACTGTTGATGCTCAGGGAAATGTAGTTGAAGATGGAATGGATGAATAA
- the rpoC gene encoding DNA-directed RNA polymerase subunit beta' — protein sequence MADNNVSEQVSFDKIKIGLASPEKIREWSRGEVTKPETINYRTLKPEKDGLFCEKIFGPSKDWECHCGKYKKIRYKGVVCDRCGVEVTKASVRRERMGSVELATPVSHIWYFKGIPSRMGLILDISPRVLEKVLYFASYIVLDPMETTLDYKQVLSEKEFREAYEEFGGKFRVGMGAEAIKELLMDIDVEKEAEQLKSELFEATGQKKAKIVKRLEVFEAFRNSGNKPEWMILDVIPVIPPDLRPMVQLDGGRFATSDLNDLYRRIINRNNRLKRLLELGAPEIIVRNEKRMLQEAVDALIDNGRRGRPVTGPGNRALKSLSDMLKGKQGRFRQNLLGKRVDYSGRSVIVVGPELKIYQCGLPKEMAIELFKPFVMKELVANGTAHNIKSAKKMVERLQTEVWDVLEDVIKEHPVMLNRAPTLHRLGIQAFEPILVEGKAIKLHPLVCTAFNADFDGDQMAVHLPLSVEAQAECRFLLLSPNNLLKPSDGAPVAVPSQDMVLGIYYLTMDRMVDHSKEEEIASTVAEDAPIYDTDEEIKEALDKGIIGAHDMIKYHADDRVVICEPVDALGHSFSDINQAILAYENKEISLHQRIKVKRTVFNGEGKEVTGIIDTTLGRCLFNEILPQDLGFVKRETDEDYLKLEVDFHVGKKQLKQILEKVINNHGATKTAEVLDNIKAMGYKFSTRAAMTVSISDMTVPESKKQILADAEHTVDEITKHYRRGFLTDEERYKEVIETWQAADNELTTALLSGLDKYNNIFMMADSGARGSDKQIKQLAGMRGLMADTTGKTIELPIKSNFREGLDVLEYFISAHGARKGMSDTALRTADSGYLTRRLVDVSQDLIIRDVDCCEGKAIPFMEIEDLVDGNEVIESLEERITGRTAAETMYDAEGNMIVKANHMITPKRAARIVATGVKSVKIRTILTCKSHVGVCAKCYGANMATGQRVQVGEAVGIIAAQSIGEPGTQLTMRTFHTGGVAGDDITQGLPRVEELFEARKPKGLAIIAEFGGVAEIKETKKKREIIVTNPETGESKAYLIPYGSKIKILDGAVLEAGDELTEGSINPHDLLKIKGLRAVQDYMIREVQRVYRLQGVEINDKHVEVIVRQMLKKIKVDTAGDSEFLPGTTVEVLDFNEVNEQLEAEGKEPATGTQIMLGITKASLATSSFLSAASFQETTRVLTEAAINGKVDPLVGLKENVIIGKLIPAGTGMKRYGDVKLSTDERIAREKEQAALAVSAEDVEDEAENAKENSDVIEVSEETIEITEE from the coding sequence ATGGCAGATAATAACGTTAGTGAACAGGTATCATTTGACAAAATCAAAATTGGTCTTGCTTCACCTGAAAAAATCAGAGAATGGTCAAGAGGCGAAGTTACAAAGCCTGAGACAATAAATTACAGAACTTTAAAACCTGAAAAAGATGGTTTATTCTGTGAAAAGATTTTCGGACCAAGCAAAGACTGGGAATGTCATTGTGGTAAATACAAGAAAATCAGATATAAAGGTGTAGTCTGCGACAGATGTGGCGTTGAAGTAACAAAAGCCAGCGTACGTAGAGAACGTATGGGTAGTGTTGAACTTGCTACTCCTGTATCACATATTTGGTACTTTAAAGGAATCCCTTCAAGAATGGGATTAATCCTTGATATTTCACCAAGAGTATTAGAAAAAGTATTATACTTTGCTTCATATATCGTGCTTGATCCAATGGAAACAACATTGGATTACAAGCAGGTATTGTCAGAAAAAGAATTCAGAGAAGCATATGAAGAATTCGGCGGAAAATTCCGTGTAGGAATGGGTGCTGAAGCTATCAAAGAATTGCTTATGGACATCGATGTTGAAAAAGAAGCAGAGCAATTAAAATCAGAATTATTTGAAGCAACAGGACAGAAAAAAGCAAAAATCGTTAAGAGATTGGAAGTTTTTGAAGCGTTCAGAAATTCAGGTAACAAGCCTGAATGGATGATTTTAGATGTAATTCCTGTAATTCCACCTGATTTAAGACCTATGGTTCAGTTAGATGGTGGTAGATTTGCTACATCTGATTTAAATGATTTATATAGAAGAATTATTAACAGAAACAATCGTCTTAAGAGACTTCTTGAATTAGGCGCTCCAGAAATTATCGTAAGAAATGAAAAGAGAATGCTTCAGGAAGCTGTAGATGCATTAATTGATAATGGTAGACGTGGTAGACCTGTAACAGGACCTGGTAACAGAGCACTTAAGTCTTTATCAGATATGTTAAAGGGTAAGCAGGGACGTTTCCGTCAGAACTTACTTGGTAAGCGTGTTGACTACTCAGGACGTTCAGTTATCGTAGTAGGACCGGAACTTAAGATTTACCAGTGTGGTCTTCCAAAAGAAATGGCTATTGAATTATTCAAGCCTTTCGTAATGAAAGAATTAGTAGCTAATGGTACAGCTCACAATATTAAGAGTGCGAAGAAGATGGTTGAAAGACTTCAGACAGAAGTTTGGGATGTACTTGAAGATGTAATCAAAGAACATCCTGTTATGTTAAACCGTGCCCCTACACTTCATAGACTTGGTATTCAGGCGTTTGAACCAATTCTTGTAGAAGGTAAGGCTATCAAACTTCATCCATTGGTATGTACAGCGTTCAACGCCGATTTCGACGGTGACCAGATGGCTGTTCATCTTCCACTTTCAGTAGAAGCACAGGCTGAATGTAGATTCCTTTTACTTTCACCTAATAACTTGTTAAAACCATCAGATGGTGCACCTGTAGCAGTTCCTTCACAGGATATGGTACTTGGTATTTACTATTTGACAATGGATAGAATGGTTGATCATTCTAAGGAAGAAGAAATTGCTTCTACAGTAGCTGAAGATGCTCCTATTTATGATACAGATGAAGAAATCAAGGAAGCTTTAGATAAAGGAATTATCGGAGCTCACGATATGATTAAGTATCATGCAGATGATAGAGTTGTAATTTGTGAACCTGTTGATGCATTAGGACATTCATTTAGTGATATTAATCAGGCTATTTTAGCTTATGAAAATAAAGAAATTTCACTTCACCAGAGAATTAAGGTTAAGAGAACTGTATTCAACGGAGAAGGAAAAGAAGTAACAGGTATTATTGACACTACACTTGGACGTTGTTTATTTAACGAAATTCTTCCACAGGATTTAGGATTCGTTAAGAGAGAAACTGATGAAGATTACCTTAAATTGGAAGTTGATTTCCACGTAGGTAAGAAACAGTTAAAGCAGATTCTTGAAAAGGTTATTAATAACCATGGAGCAACTAAGACTGCAGAAGTTCTTGATAACATTAAGGCTATGGGTTATAAGTTCTCAACAAGGGCAGCTATGACAGTTTCAATTTCAGATATGACAGTACCTGAATCAAAGAAACAGATTCTTGCAGATGCAGAACACACAGTTGATGAAATTACAAAGCATTATCGTCGTGGTTTCTTAACTGATGAAGAAAGATACAAAGAAGTTATCGAAACATGGCAGGCAGCCGATAATGAACTTACAACAGCCCTTCTTAGTGGTCTTGATAAGTACAACAACATCTTTATGATGGCCGATTCCGGTGCCCGTGGTTCTGATAAACAGATTAAACAGCTTGCCGGAATGCGTGGTTTGATGGCTGATACAACAGGTAAGACTATCGAACTTCCTATTAAGTCGAACTTCCGTGAGGGTCTTGACGTATTGGAATACTTCATTTCAGCCCATGGTGCTAGAAAGGGTATGTCAGATACTGCCCTTAGAACAGCCGATTCAGGTTACCTTACAAGAAGACTTGTAGACGTTTCACAGGATCTTATTATTAGAGATGTAGATTGTTGTGAAGGTAAGGCTATTCCATTTATGGAAATCGAAGACTTAGTTGATGGAAACGAAGTAATCGAAAGTCTTGAAGAAAGAATCACAGGTAGAACTGCTGCAGAAACAATGTATGATGCAGAAGGCAATATGATTGTTAAAGCTAACCATATGATTACACCAAAGCGTGCAGCAAGAATTGTTGCTACAGGTGTTAAATCAGTTAAGATTAGAACAATTCTTACATGTAAGTCACACGTAGGTGTATGTGCTAAATGTTATGGTGCAAATATGGCAACAGGACAGAGAGTACAGGTTGGTGAGGCAGTAGGTATCATCGCTGCTCAGTCAATCGGTGAACCTGGTACACAGCTTACTATGAGAACATTCCATACTGGTGGTGTAGCCGGTGACGATATTACACAGGGTCTTCCTAGAGTAGAAGAATTATTTGAAGCAAGAAAGCCAAAGGGACTTGCAATTATCGCAGAGTTCGGTGGTGTTGCTGAAATTAAGGAAACAAAGAAGAAACGTGAAATTATCGTAACTAACCCTGAAACTGGCGAATCAAAAGCTTATCTTATCCCTTATGGATCAAAGATTAAGATTCTTGATGGTGCTGTTCTTGAAGCCGGTGACGAACTTACAGAAGGTAGCATTAACCCACATGATTTATTAAAGATTAAGGGACTTCGTGCAGTTCAGGATTATATGATCCGTGAAGTACAGAGAGTTTACCGTCTACAGGGTGTAGAAATCAATGATAAGCACGTTGAAGTTATTGTTCGTCAGATGCTTAAGAAGATTAAGGTTGACACAGCCGGTGATTCAGAATTCTTACCAGGAACAACAGTTGAAGTTCTTGACTTTAACGAAGTTAATGAACAGCTTGAAGCAGAAGGCAAGGAACCTGCAACAGGTACACAGATTATGCTTGGTATCACAAAGGCTTCACTTGCAACAAGCTCATTTTTATCAGCAGCTTCATTCCAGGAAACAACAAGAGTTCTTACAGAAGCAGCTATCAATGGTAAGGTTGATCCACTTGTAGGTCTTAAGGAAAACGTAATTATTGGTAAGTTAATTCCTGCAGGTACAGGTATGAAGAGATACGGAGATGTAAAGTTAAGTACAGATGAACGTATCGCAAGAGAAAAGGAACAGGCAGCATTAGCAGTTTCAGCAGAAGATGTAGAAGATGAAGCAGAAAATGCTAAAGAGAACAGTGATGTAATTGAAGTTTCAGAAGAAACAATTGAAATTACTGAAGAATAA